A genomic window from Neoarius graeffei isolate fNeoGra1 chromosome 5, fNeoGra1.pri, whole genome shotgun sequence includes:
- the LOC132886203 gene encoding C-C chemokine receptor type 5-like, whose product MPYTRHSTSTTTTVNRRHTIPEPTEYETEDYSDYDSLKQGDYESQVCNNSNVMDFSQVFLPTVYSIVFIVGFIGNGLVLCVLVKYHKPFNMSDLCLFNLAISDLLFLISLPFWADYAANSNWAFPEFMCHAVTALYMLGFYGSIFFMILMTVDRYAVIVHTSTSLIPKHRSVRASIALALFVWTLSLGASLPNIIFSKVKNTGTLENATKCMVEYSERKVWKSFHYTQLNILGFIIPLSVMLFCYSRIIPILMTMQSQKKHKAVRLMVVLVTVFFLFWTPYNIVIFLKLLQELGYMTSHHCYQDLHMAIQWVESIAFCHCCLNPIIYAFVGQKFRNLFLKILKEWFPLCFGHCTTVESKSSERTTSKYSHASMISSTKAKLKV is encoded by the exons ATGCCATACACAAGACACTCGACGTCCACAACTACGACGGTCAACAGAAGGCACACAATACCAGAGCCTACAGAGTATGAAACAG AGGACTACTCTGACTACGACAGCCTAAAGCAAGGTGATTACGAGTCCCAGGTCTGCAACAACAGCAATGTAATGGATTTTAGCCAAGTCTTCCTCCCTACAGTCTACAGCATTGTCTTCATTGTGGGGTTCATTGGCAATGGCCTGGTGTTGTGTGTCCTGGTCAAGTATCACAAACCATTCAACATGTCAGATCTGTGCCTCTTCAACCTGGCCATTTCAGACCTCCTCTTCCTTATCTCATTGCCTTTCTGGGCCGACTATGCTGCCAACTCTAATTGGGCCTTCCCAGAGTTCATGTGCCATGCAGTGACAGCACTCTACATGCTGGGCTTCTATGGAAGTATCTTCTTCATGATCCTTATGACAGTGGACCGCTATGCCGTCATCGTCCACACCTCTACCTCCCTCATCCCCAAGCACCGGTCTGTCAGAGCTAGCATAGCACTGGCTTTGTTTGTGTGGACACTGAGCTTGGGAGCCTCTCTGCCAAACATCATTTTCTCAAAAGTGAAGAATACCGGTACACTTGAGAATGCAACAAAATGCATGGTGGAATATTCAGAAAGGAAAGTGTGGAAGTCATTCCATTACACTCAGCTGAACATCCTTGGTTTTATTATTCCTCTTTCAGTGATGCTGTTCTGCTACTCGCGTATCATCCCCATCTTAATGACCATGCAGTCTCAGAAGAAGCACAAAGCTGTTCGGCTCATGGTGGTCTTGGTTACTGTTTTTTTCCTCTTCTGGACGCCCTACAACATCGTCATCTTCCTGAAGCTCCTGCAAGAACTGGGCTACATGACCAGCCATCATTGCTACCAGGACCTGCACATGGCTATACAGTGGGTGGAATCCATAGCATTCTGTCACTGCTGCCTCAACCCCATAATTTATGCCTTTGTGGGGCAGAAATTCAGGAATTTATTTTTAAAGATCCTGAAAGAGTGGTTTCCTCTTTGCTTTGGCCATTGCACAACAGTTGAAAGCAAGTCCTCAGAGAGGACGACCTCCAAGTACTCACACGCCTCAATGATTTCCAGCACAAAGGCAAAATTAAAAGTGTAA